One Littorina saxatilis isolate snail1 linkage group LG10, US_GU_Lsax_2.0, whole genome shotgun sequence DNA window includes the following coding sequences:
- the LOC138978717 gene encoding mucin-22-like, with the protein MAWAILCLAALAAFANSAEFECPQRNTQALLPDPNDCRKYYHCLPDRRVFAMQCADGLVFEPRQKVCVWDSNAKSCAPNYELEPIKQWQPKTFDENDDTESDLSTSSQPGPNNNRNNNKNNNHKNDARRNNNNKKQKKTPTPNRSRNQNNNNNNNNNNNNQKTVAPKRSRNNWARRTTRRRLPPTTTTTTTTKRPRTTSTTTTTTTTTMAPATTRMTSDQNTDEKESPEGVNLIGNILATLGFDVTSDDAVEKAQESLDKSGKIDGVPVTNKLFDGAPPLGELSTGNRMTDEMILRPQYGDQAGPQVARNNRPHSVQKRSSDDNMVTEGVRCPSGYSYVTDPNSCSTFYHCYNWQPMRKSCPPGLFFDDQTYVCNWPHNVNCIEGYRAKSLFSFNEFRMNNRKGVTKGPGKTTTKKTPKASWRRPSHNRRTTTTTTTTTPRPWRRLSTARGLPTTTFFSPSPQQFRNKIHYSDFPMGSTPVPESLEDLIASSTDSSLPSSSDLPMTSTPEDVSSESTAPSSSSSLPTLPTRRPSESTETVVNDEEEHTVSDEEIFNPKHKPSTRGQPKLPSTTTTSTFRPEPTTEAEEDLSLQQDEADSQNSIVNPYLPSTSLPSLETTEEADTFLNTKEQRADNMKNVLSPKLRPFDDSHNSLVTPKATDASDTTSDVKPQDPLYNFNQAQKTVDRVKSQFNGFSFNKPRSQGPTDIPSTTNFRTTGTYSWTFSSDFPRGFRGSNHIKPEPYASDVKTAAKSDVKSTGKSSASTTVKTPTTTTVAGVETSSTKTTIVDMAKNTSGDAVSSTTTGTVATETSSQNVANATNTTTTTTTAAQESNVSSSAQPTKSDEQVSTSTTEASVAQNSTAGNDTAASASTLKPTDATSNATSSSSSTTTSTTTTTSTTTAAPTTSTTASTTTTTTAASKRTTSGLKSAAAGKIPFYAMRNQRVQPVSWMKNDRQPSAAASLRRGSRLRARTHNTQGRSMSSSPFKRPSMAARKLSAPPKGFSDLPEDVQIEKFMIKLLNDAMRSKHVVSRDASHRPGDKRKTDASSKVTITYEQTTDVHKEETEPVETVESETKTPPTLFLEVNTEEDFGTTKNVNDMHVSGKVITNMAAAKSTPAQPTSTTTNNNENDDELFRTEGLIINDAKSMSFSATKPTEQDKSDNMIMVELETDEVFDKRLLQKQEAEKKGKGDKKIFDLTEEQITKEEELDYSGDADWEIPKIQAFSALAGLTKEEIKAEAASESEKDDKKAKKENTKEAKAGDKKEKKVEKAAASDEKKAKKEEKPATTQKPADTTTKEEPKEEKSTDKPSQDTTTTTAASTTTTTTAKSADDANTTSTQSTTTKSNATESSSTTTTTTASTTTTDSSSNATQAAEQTDKTNTTNAATNTTTAATPTTTGSNTSTTTPASSTTKSEDTTAELTTPKAEAYAAKDLKKIEDDSSDGSSDDETSKDNEVQGDDAEHDDGMRNELDGVAPKDKKQTVIKVQEEISTDAESKKLNVTATPSAELSNETSPSVQNETVTKAPEAESVSNKTEATESSTVAQKDANAKPEGTETPKSSSSSATTTTTQSTTASLADDANKTITTQSQNGPSSTTTESSVEATVATGKNESSTATEKAQESNVTATIASDDSNSTTLAAVTEKEDSNATETTKAPAPVTEADKNKETKNETSSSTTTTTTAATTTTTTASTTTTVVINANSSLSDANTTSPSNATDTTIPEKSEQIPVAYLSDKAKLEAENAMVSKKNEMENSADSKQFSPVSEDPKDSPSEENEAVETNSGVDASTESTENATTTTTTASTISDSTTVDSNPTVTTTTANSTAENNTTTTAQPTTTSDASTTTNAPTTTTTASSPDNVTNSSEEKEAEATKSTTADEATEFVSTVSSAAPSTETQTEETQTESSQDVSSTDSSSTESTDKAEADESEVDIDVITSATLTYSDDVNPDLTDANFNPEDYSELSEHNADMVDESFAGDVTTGSGTTTKKRSFVSLTDLITWYLKHWRNYSKWRQDQTTLPTTVTV; encoded by the exons ATGGCTTGGGCCATCTTATGTCTAGCGGCACTAGCTG catTTGCAAACTCGGCAGAGTTCGAGTGTCCTCAACGGAACACCCAGGCCTTGCTACCTGACCCTAACGACTGCCGCAAGTACTACCACTGCCTACCGGACAGGCGTGTCTTCGCCATGCAATGTGCCGACGGCCTTGTCTTCGAACCTCGCCAAAAG GTTTGTGTCTGGGATTCCAACGCCAAATCCTGTGCTCCAAATTACGAGCTAGAGCCCATCAAACAATGGCAACCAAAAACCTTCGACGAAAACGACGACACTGAATCCGATCTGTCCACGTCAAGCCAGCCCGGACCTAACAACaaccgcaacaacaacaagaacaacaatcaCAAGAATGACGCAcgtcgcaacaacaacaacaagaagcaaAAGAAAACTCCTACCCCCAACCGCAGCCGAAaccagaacaacaacaacaacaacaacaacaataacaacaaccagAAAACGGTTGCCCCTAAGAGGTCGCGAAACAACTGGGCCAGACGAACAACCCGTAGAAGACTgccacccaccaccaccaccaccactaccacaaaAAGGCCAAGGACAACTtctaccaccaccacaaccacaacaacgacAATGGCCCCTGCAACAACCCGCATGACGTCCGATCAGAACACCGATGAGAAGGAATCTCCGGAGGGAGTAAATTTGATCGGCAACATCCTTGCAACTCTCGGCTTCGACGTGACTTCTGACGATGCCGTTGAAAAAGCCCAGGAATCGCTCG ACAAATCCGGCAAGATCGACGGCGTGCCAGTGACCAACAAACTGTTTGACGGCGCGCCTCCACTCGGGGAGCTGAGCACTGGCAACCGCATGACAGACGAGATGATCCTGAGGCCGCAGTATGGAGACCAAGCCGGTCCTCAGGTCGCCAGGAACAACCGACCCCACTCCGTGCAGAAGCGTTCTTCTGACGACA ACATGGTGACGGAAGGCGTGCGCTGTCCCTCTGGTTACTCCTACGTCACCGACCCCAACAGCTGCTCCACCTTCTACCACTGCTACAACTGGCAACCCATGAGGAAGTCCTGCCCGCCCGGACTCTTCTTCGACGACCAGACCTACGTCTGCAACTGGCCCCACAACGTCAACTGCATCGAGGGTTACCGCGCCAAGAGCCTCTTCAGCTTCAACGAGTTCCGCATGAACAACAGGAAAGGCGTGACCAAAGGCCCCGGGAAGACCACCACGAAGAAGACCCCGAAGGCGTCGTGGAGGAGACCTTCCCACAATAGAAGAACCACCACgactaccactaccactacgCCCAGACCGTGGAGAAGACTGTCGACCGCCAGAGGCCTTCCCACCACCACCTTCTTCTCTCCTTCCCCGCAGCAGTTCAGGAACAAGATTCACTATTCCGACTTCCCCATGGGTTCCACCCCAGTCCCTGAGTCTCTCGAAGATCTGATCGCTTCCTCCACTGACTCTTCCCTGCCTTCTTCTTCTGACCTCCCCATGACCTCTACCCCTGAAGATGTCTCCAGCGAGTCCACGGCTCCTTCCAGCAGCTCTAGCCTCCCCACCTTGCCCACACGTAGGCCCAGCGAGAGCACCGAGACTGTGGTTAACGACGAAGAGGAGCACACTGTATCCGATGAAGAGATCTTCAACCCCAAGCACAAACCCTCCACCCGCGGCCAGCCCAAACTGccttccaccaccaccacaagcaCCTTCAGGCCCGAACCAACCACTGAAGCTGAGGAAGACTTGAGCCTGCAGCAGGACGAGGCTGACAGCCAGAACAGCATCGTCAACCCGTACCTCCCCTCCACCAGCCTGCCCAGCCTGGAGACTACTGAAGAAGCCGACACCTTCCTCAACACGAAGGAGCAGCGTGCTGATAACATGAAGAACGTCCTGAGTCCCAAGCTCAGACCTTTCGATGACAGCCACAACAGCCTCGTCACTCCCAAAGCCACTGACGCCTCAGACACGACGTCTGACGTTAAGCCGCAAGATCCTCTGTACAACTTCAACCAGGCCCAGAAGACGGTGGACAGAGTCAAGTCCCAGTTCAACGGGTTCTCCTTCAACAAGCCCCGCAGCCAAGGCCCCACTGACATCCCCAGCACCACCAACTTCAGAACCACTGGCACCTACTCGTGGACCTTCAGCAGTGACTTCCCCAGAGGCTTCCGAGGCAGCAACCACATTAAGCCCGAGCCCTACGCCAGCGATGTCAAGACTGCCGCCAAGAGCGACGTCAAGAGCACCGGCAAGTCTTCAGCATCCACCACAGTGAAGACACCTACCACCACGACCGTGGCCGGCGTTGAAACAAGCTCGACGAAAACCACCATTGTTGACATGGCAAAGAACACCTCTGGTGACGCTGTGAGCAGCACCACCACCGGTACTGTTGCCACGGAAACCTCAAGCCAGAATGTCGCCAAcgccaccaacaccaccaccactaccacgaCTGCTGCCCAAGAATCCAACGTTTCCTCTTCTGCCCAGCCCACCAAATCAGACGAGCAGGTCTCAACCAGCACCACCGAAGCCTCTGTTGCACAGAACTCCACAGCAGGCAATGACACAGCTGCATCGGCCTCCACTCTCAAGCCAACAGATGCTACATCAAACGCAACCTCATCTTCATCCTCCACCACAACctccaccacaaccacaaccagcACCACCACAGCTGCCCCAACGACTTCCACCACCGCATCGACAACGACCACCACCACTGCAGCATCCAAGAGAACTACTTCAGGCCTGAAATCCGCGGCGGCAGGCAAGATCCCGTTCTACGCCATGAGAAACCAGCGCGTGCAGCCCGTGTCCTGGATGAAGAACGACAGACAACCCTCGGCCGCTGCGTCCCTCCGCAGAGGTTCCCGCCTGAGGGCCAGGACCCACAACACCCAGGGTAGATCCATGAGCTCCTCCCCCTTCAAGCGTCCCTCCATGGCCGCCAGGAAGCTCTCTGCACCGCCCAAAGGCTTCTCCGACCTCCCCGAGGACGTGCAGATCGAGAAGTTCATGATCAAGCTGCTGAACGACGCCATGAGGTCCAAGCACGTGGTTTCCCGTGACGCCAGCCACCGCCCTGGAGACAAGCGCAAGACTGACGCCTCGTCTAAAGTCACCATCACCTACGAGCAGACCACCGACGTGCACAAGGAAGAGACCGAGCCGGTCGAGACCGTCGAGTCTGAGACCAAGACGCCTCCCACTCTCTTCCTTGAGGTGAACACTGAAGAGGACTTCGGCACCACCAAGAACGTCAACGACATGCACGTCAGCGGCAAGGTCATCACCAACATGGCTGCTGCCAAGTCCACCCCAGCCCAGCCCACTTCCActacaaccaacaacaacgagAACGACGATGAACTCTTCAGGACCGAGGGACTGATCATCAACGATGCCAAGAGCATGTCGTTCTCTGCCACGAAGCCCACGGAGCAGGATAAGTCAGACAACATGATTATGGTCGAGCTGGAAACCGACGAGGTCTTCGACAAGCGTCTCCTCCAAAAGCAAGAGGCTGAGAAGAAGGGCAAAGGCGACAAGAAGATCTTCGACCTGACTGAAGAGCAAATCACCAAGGAGGAAGAACTCGACTACTCTGGCGACGCCGACTGGGAAATCCCTAAGATCCAGGCTTTCTCTGCCCTGGCTGGGCTCACCAAAGAAGAAATCAAAGCCGAGGCTGCCTCTGAATCTGAAAAAGACGACAAGAAGGCGAAGAAAGAGAACACAAAAGAAGCCAAAGCCGGcgacaagaaagagaagaaagtaGAGAAAGCAGCTGCCAGTGACGAGAAGAAAGCCAAGAAGGAAGAGAAGCCAGCTACCACACAGAAACCCGCGGACACAACCACCAAAGAAGAGCCAAAGGAAGAAAAGAGCACTGACAAACCAAGCCAGgatacaaccacaaccacagcaGCTTCTACCACCACCACAACGACCGCCAAGTCTGCTGATGATGCCAACACCACATCTACTCAAAGCACAACTACAAAATCTAACGCAACAGAAAGCAGctccacaacaacaacgacaacagccTCCACGACAACAACTGACAGTTCATCCAACGCCACCCAGGCTGCTGAACAAACCGACAAAACAAACACCACCAACGCTGCCACTAACACTACTACTGCCGCAACACCCACCACCACTGGCTCAAATACCTCAACAACAACTCCTGCATCCTCAACAACAAAGTCGGAAGACACCACAGCTGAACTGACCACTCCCAAAGCCGAAGCTTACGCAGCCAAAGATTTGAAGAAGATCGAAGACGACAGCAGCGATGGCTCAAGTGACGATGAAACCAGCAAAGACAACGAAGTTCAGGGCGATGATGCTGAGCACGACGACGGGATGAGAAACGAGCTGGACGGAGTAGCACCCAAAGACAAGAAGCAAACGGTCATCAAAGTCCAAGAAGAAATCTCCACCGACGCTGAATCCAAGAAGCTTAATGTCACTGCTACTCCCAGCGCTGAACTCTCAAACGAAACTTCTCCTTCCGTGCAGAACGAAACAGTCACAAAAGCTCCCGAAGCTGAATCCGTTTCGAACAAAACTGAGGCCACAGAATCTAGCACAGTGGCGCAGAAAGATGCTAATGCTAAGCCCGAGGGCACTGAGACTCCGAAgtcatcatcttcttctgccaccaccactaccactcAGTCCACCACTGCCTCGCTGGCTGACGATGCTAACAAAACCATAACAACCCAGTCTCAAAATGGCCCCTCTTCCACCACGACTGAGAGCAGTGTGGAGGCAACAGTTGCTACCGGCAAAAATGAATCGTCAACCGCCACTGAAAAGGCTCAGGAGTCCAACGTTACCGCTACAATCGCAAGCGATGACTCCAACAGCACAACATTAGCTGCAGTCACAGAGAAAGAAGACTCTAACGCCACCGAGACAACCAAAGCACCAGCCCCTGTCACGGAAGCTGACAAGAACAAGGAAACCAAGAACGAAACATCGTCCtcaactaccaccaccaccactgcaGCCACCACTACGACAACCACCGCATCAACAACCACCACAGTGGTAATCAACGCCAACAGCAGCTTGTCAGACGCCAACACCACTTCTCCCTCCAACGCCACAGACACTACCATTCCAGAAAAGTCTGAACAGATCCCCGTTGCCTACCTCAGCGACAAGGCGAAACTGGAGGCCGAAAACGCTATGGTCAGCAAGAAGAATGAGATGGAAAACTCTGCCGACTCCAAACAATTCTCTCCTGTCTCTGAAGACCCCAAAGACTCGCCCAGCGAAGAAAACGAAGCTGTAGAAACCAACAGCGGTGTCGACGCTTCTACTGAATCTACTGAAAACGctacaaccaccacaaccacagcTTCTACCATCAGCGATAGTACAACCGTAGACAGTAACCCAActgttactactactactgctaacAGCACAGCAGAAAACAACACTACCACAACAGCTCAGCCAACAACAACCTCTGATGCCAGTACCACCACCAATGCACCCACAACTACTACTACGGCTTCATCTCCTGACAACGTAACCAATTCGTCAGAGGAGAAAGAAGCGGAAGCAACAAAATCCACCACAGCAGATGAAGCAACAGAATTTGTCTCAACAGTAAGTTCTGCAGCCCCATCGACAGAAACCCAAACcgaagaaacacagacagagtcATCCCAAGACGTGAGCAGCACGGACTCGAGTAGCACGGAATCCACAGACAAGGCCGAAGCTGACGAGTCTGAGGTCGATATTGACGTCATAACCAGCGCTACGCTGACGTATAGCGATGACGTCAATCCTGACCTGACAGACGCAAACTTCAACCCCGAAGACTACAGCGAACTGTCAGAACACAACGCAGACATGGTTGACGAAAGCTTCGCTGGTGACGTTACGACCGGAAGCGGAACCACGACGAAGAAAAGGTCCTTCGTGTCCTTGACCGACCTGATCACGTGGTACCTCAAACACTGGCGGAACTACTCCAAGTGGCGACAGGACCAGACGACATTACCGACAACCGTCACCGTCTGA